A genomic segment from Ciconia boyciana chromosome 5, ASM3463844v1, whole genome shotgun sequence encodes:
- the PGCKA1 gene encoding uncharacterized protein C4orf19 homolog — translation MGCRCCKMIQSYIFDPEEVQSPGCIHEVNSYKHNEQGSNKSKFKENSEIQEQKNELQKDELNRTENKTQVISTKETLWNHRGNDFQEDGLVKCVAKLDVAVNGGNSCTGVHPMLNHSTNPVKQASEQGPISQSAESPSASNRDFYTKLNRSGQELDLETGSQRKAACNEPNSIQDGNSRSADDSIFLKGSAILETQNNAIQLPDIDYPQNGNQTRNYVEKDSFSVNCAHSDQNTGPSAIQDQDLCVTPPLPMKESSIEPFKTDSASLSEGIPGGITAVAVTKVAQAPTHPSHKDINGEIEEEDAEVAAALAALEAATAGEDLEDDDEY, via the exons ATGGGGTGCAGGTGCTGCAAAATGATACAAAG CTATATTTTTGATCCAGAAGAAGTACAATCGCCTGGATGCATTCATGAAGTAAACAGCTACAAACACAATGAGCAAGGCAGCAATAAATCCAAATTCAAAGAGAATAGTGAAATTcaagaacaaaagaatgaaCTCCAGAAGGATGAgctaaacagaacagaaaataaaactcaggTAATTAGCACAAAAGAAACTCTCTGGAACCACAGAGGCAATGATTTTCAAGAGGATGGCCTTGTGAAGTGTGTTGCAAAGCTTGATGTTGCAGTCAATGGTGGCAACTCCTGCACTGGAGTGCACCCCATGCTCAACCACAGCACAAACCCAGTCAAACAAGCTAGTGAACAGGGACCCATCAGCCAGTCAGCAGAGTCCCCTTCAGCCAGCAACAGAGACTTTTACACCAAATTAAATAGGTCTGGCCAAGAACTCGACCTAGAGACAGGCAGTCAAAGGAAGGCAGCCTGTAATGAGCCAAACAGTATTCAAGATGGGAACTCCCGCTCTGCAGATGATAGCATCTTTCTCAAAGGAAGTGCAATACTGGAGACACAAAACAATGCCATACAACTGCCAGATATTGACTATCCCCAAAATGGCAATCAAACCAGGAACTACGTTGAAAAAGATAGCTTTTCAGTCAACTGTGCACATTCAGACCAAAACACTGGGCCTTCAGCAATACAGGACCAGGACCTTTGTGTAACCCCACCTTTGCCTATGAAGGAGAGCAGTATCGAACCTTTTAAAACTGACTCTGCAAGTTTGAGTGAGGGTATTCCTGGTGGTATCACTGCCGTGGCTGTTACCAAAGTAGCACAGGCACCCACACACCCCAGCCACAAAGACATCAATGGAGAAATTGAGGAGGAAGATGCAGAAgtagcagcagctctggctgcacTGGAAGCTGCAACTGCAGGGGAAGACCTGGAAGATGATGATGAGTACTAG